In bacterium, the following proteins share a genomic window:
- a CDS encoding V-type ATP synthase subunit E, with amino-acid sequence MGSELIQLLEREARAEKDKVLDEARRRVAEILAAARKEAEEILSSSRKGLEDERAQARTRAASAGSLRAGAQLLEAKDQAIQEVFTRAAEELERAGRDPARRRAILQRLLAEAVQGIETSGATLEIPPGDGDAAREACRALHLAMEVRESSDVRGGVRLTTKDRRIAVENTVASRLSRTRSILVSRIAETLWGS; translated from the coding sequence ATGGGATCTGAACTGATTCAGCTCCTTGAGCGGGAAGCCCGGGCGGAGAAAGACAAGGTGCTCGACGAAGCCCGCCGCCGGGTCGCGGAAATCCTGGCCGCCGCCCGCAAGGAGGCGGAGGAGATCCTGTCGTCCTCACGCAAGGGCCTGGAAGACGAGCGGGCGCAGGCCCGCACCCGCGCCGCCAGTGCCGGAAGCCTCCGGGCCGGCGCGCAGTTGCTGGAAGCGAAAGATCAGGCGATCCAGGAGGTATTCACCCGAGCCGCCGAGGAACTCGAGCGGGCGGGCCGGGACCCGGCCCGCCGGCGCGCGATTCTGCAGCGGCTGCTGGCGGAGGCGGTGCAGGGAATCGAAACGTCGGGGGCGACACTGGAGATCCCCCCCGGGGACGGCGACGCGGCGCGGGAGGCGTGCCGAGCGCTCCACCTGGCGATGGAGGTTCGGGAGAGCTCCGATGTGCGCGGAGGGGTGCGCCTCACAACCAAGGACCGGCGGATTGCCGTGGAAAATACCGTCGCCAGCAGGCTGAGCCGGACGCGGTCCATCCTGGTCTCGCGCATCGCGGAGACCCTGTGGGGCTCATGA
- a CDS encoding F0F1 ATP synthase subunit C, translating to MLVLVLMALYVVSFTAMAAAQEAGKAGGLGIGPGLLGVGAGIAIGFGAVGTGIAQSRIGGAAAGVVAERPEMFGIMLVLLVIPETLVIFGFVIAFFLYGKI from the coding sequence ATGTTGGTTCTGGTCTTGATGGCATTGTACGTGGTGTCCTTCACCGCGATGGCGGCGGCGCAGGAGGCGGGCAAGGCCGGCGGCCTCGGCATCGGCCCGGGCCTGCTGGGCGTGGGCGCGGGCATCGCGATCGGGTTCGGGGCCGTCGGCACGGGAATCGCGCAATCGAGGATTGGCGGTGCGGCGGCTGGTGTGGTGGCGGAGCGCCCCGAGATGTTCGGCATCATGCTGGTGCTCCTGGTGATCCCGGAAACGCTCGTGATCTTCGGGTTCGTGATCGCCTTCTTCCTATATGGAAAAATCTGA